Proteins encoded by one window of Channa argus isolate prfri chromosome 13, Channa argus male v1.0, whole genome shotgun sequence:
- the LOC137139633 gene encoding poly(rC)-binding protein 4-like isoform X1, with protein MRLPAYHSHITMNCEQDFGDGGLGVTLTLRLLMHGKEVGSIIGKKGETVKRIREESSARVNISEGSCPERIITITGSTDCVFRAFTMITYKLEEDLTALVANGTISSKPPVTLRLVIPASQCGSLIGKGGAKIKEIRESTGAQIQVAGDLLPNSTERGVTISGNQDSVIQCVKLICTVILESPPKGATIPYRPSPSPAALVIAGNQVFEASEFAPHPLYSITQGGLDLQQAYTLQNQYGIPHSELAKLHQLSMQQSLSPIAQSASAIMPGMDSNSQTSQELLIPNDLIGSIIGRQGTKINEIRQVSGAQIKIGSQLDGTSDRHVTITGTPVSINLAQYLITSCLETAKSTAQAATMATPVDLNMAFTQQTSPAASPTPTLAAVGALTPAHLLGTPYGAMPLSGLLGVKSVPFLTLSSPPSAVAVTAAPSHTTLAAYTAKISSANCVKKPERQKFAPY; from the exons ATGCGTCTCCCTGCATACCACTCCCATATAACTATGAACTGTGAGCAGGACTTTGGGGACGGGGGCTTGGGAGTGACCCTCACACTACGACTGCTCATGCACGGAAAG GAGGTTGGCAGCATCATAGGAAAG aaaGGAGAGACTGTGAAACGAATACGAGAAGAG AGCAGTGCTCGGGTCAACATCTCAGAGGGCTCCTGTCCAGAGAGAATCATTACTATCACCGGCTCCACAGACTGTGTCTTCAGAGCTTTCACCATGATCACATACAAACTGGAGGAG GACCTGACTGCACTGGTGGCCAATGGCACCATTAGCTCCAAGCCACCAGTCACCCTGCGGCTGGTCATCCCTGCAAGCCAGTGTGGCTCTCTCATCGGGAAGGGAGGGGCCAAGATAAAGGAGATCAGAGAA AGCACCGGAGCTCAGATACAGGTGGCAGGGGATTTGCTGCCCAACTCCACTGAGCGAGGGGTGACGATATCTGGGAATCAGGACTCAGTAATCCAGTGTGTCAAGCTCATCTGCACAGTAATCCTAGAG TCTCCCCCAAAGGGTGCCACTATCCCCTATCGGCCAAGCCCCTCACCAGCTGCCCTCGTCATCGCAGGGAACCAG GTATTCGAGGCATCTGAATTTGCACCCCACCCTCTGTACTCCATCACCCAAGGTGGCCTGGATCTCCAGCAG GCATACACTTTGCAAAACCAATATGGCATTCCACACTCAGAG CTGGCCAAGCTACATCAGCTGTCAATGCAGCAAAGCCTGAGTCCCATTGCTCAGTCTGCTTCCGCTATCATGCCTG GGATGGACTCAaactctcagacatctcaggaGCTTCTTATTCCCAATGAT CTGATCGGCTCGATCATCGGCCGTCAGGGCACTAAGATCAACGAGATCAGGCAGGTATCAGGAGCTCAGATCAAGATCGGCAGCCAGCTGGACGGGACAAGTGATCGTCATGTCACTATCACGGGAACACCAGTCAGCATCAACTTGGCCCAGTACCTCATTACCTCCTG TTTAGAGACAGCCAAATCAACAGCCCAGGCAGCCACCATGGCAACTCCGGTCGACCTCAACATGGCCTTCACCCAGCAGACTTCCCCAGCTGCCTCCCCCACACCCACCCTGGCTGCCGTGGGCGCCTTGACCCCGGCACATTTGTTGGGCACCCCTTATGGTGCCATGCCCCTCTCAGGCCTGCTGGGGGTGAAGTCTGTCCCATTTCTGACTCTGTCCAGCCCCCCTTCTGCCGTGGCCGTCACTGCAGCGCCTTCCCACACCACGCTGGCCGCCTACACCGCCAAAATCTCTTCAGCCAACTGCGTCAAAAagccagagagacagaaattTGCTCCTTACTGA
- the LOC137139633 gene encoding poly(rC)-binding protein 4-like isoform X2, with protein sequence MRLPAYHSHITMNCEQDFGDGGLGVTLTLRLLMHGKEVGSIIGKKGETVKRIREESSARVNISEGSCPERIITITGSTDCVFRAFTMITYKLEEDLTALVANGTISSKPPVTLRLVIPASQCGSLIGKGGAKIKEIRESTGAQIQVAGDLLPNSTERGVTISGNQDSVIQCVKLICTVILESPPKGATIPYRPSPSPAALVIAGNQVFEASEFAPHPLYSITQGGLDLQQLAKLHQLSMQQSLSPIAQSASAIMPGMDSNSQTSQELLIPNDLIGSIIGRQGTKINEIRQVSGAQIKIGSQLDGTSDRHVTITGTPVSINLAQYLITSCLETAKSTAQAATMATPVDLNMAFTQQTSPAASPTPTLAAVGALTPAHLLGTPYGAMPLSGLLGVKSVPFLTLSSPPSAVAVTAAPSHTTLAAYTAKISSANCVKKPERQKFAPY encoded by the exons ATGCGTCTCCCTGCATACCACTCCCATATAACTATGAACTGTGAGCAGGACTTTGGGGACGGGGGCTTGGGAGTGACCCTCACACTACGACTGCTCATGCACGGAAAG GAGGTTGGCAGCATCATAGGAAAG aaaGGAGAGACTGTGAAACGAATACGAGAAGAG AGCAGTGCTCGGGTCAACATCTCAGAGGGCTCCTGTCCAGAGAGAATCATTACTATCACCGGCTCCACAGACTGTGTCTTCAGAGCTTTCACCATGATCACATACAAACTGGAGGAG GACCTGACTGCACTGGTGGCCAATGGCACCATTAGCTCCAAGCCACCAGTCACCCTGCGGCTGGTCATCCCTGCAAGCCAGTGTGGCTCTCTCATCGGGAAGGGAGGGGCCAAGATAAAGGAGATCAGAGAA AGCACCGGAGCTCAGATACAGGTGGCAGGGGATTTGCTGCCCAACTCCACTGAGCGAGGGGTGACGATATCTGGGAATCAGGACTCAGTAATCCAGTGTGTCAAGCTCATCTGCACAGTAATCCTAGAG TCTCCCCCAAAGGGTGCCACTATCCCCTATCGGCCAAGCCCCTCACCAGCTGCCCTCGTCATCGCAGGGAACCAG GTATTCGAGGCATCTGAATTTGCACCCCACCCTCTGTACTCCATCACCCAAGGTGGCCTGGATCTCCAGCAG CTGGCCAAGCTACATCAGCTGTCAATGCAGCAAAGCCTGAGTCCCATTGCTCAGTCTGCTTCCGCTATCATGCCTG GGATGGACTCAaactctcagacatctcaggaGCTTCTTATTCCCAATGAT CTGATCGGCTCGATCATCGGCCGTCAGGGCACTAAGATCAACGAGATCAGGCAGGTATCAGGAGCTCAGATCAAGATCGGCAGCCAGCTGGACGGGACAAGTGATCGTCATGTCACTATCACGGGAACACCAGTCAGCATCAACTTGGCCCAGTACCTCATTACCTCCTG TTTAGAGACAGCCAAATCAACAGCCCAGGCAGCCACCATGGCAACTCCGGTCGACCTCAACATGGCCTTCACCCAGCAGACTTCCCCAGCTGCCTCCCCCACACCCACCCTGGCTGCCGTGGGCGCCTTGACCCCGGCACATTTGTTGGGCACCCCTTATGGTGCCATGCCCCTCTCAGGCCTGCTGGGGGTGAAGTCTGTCCCATTTCTGACTCTGTCCAGCCCCCCTTCTGCCGTGGCCGTCACTGCAGCGCCTTCCCACACCACGCTGGCCGCCTACACCGCCAAAATCTCTTCAGCCAACTGCGTCAAAAagccagagagacagaaattTGCTCCTTACTGA